The following proteins come from a genomic window of Candidatus Obscuribacter sp.:
- the polA gene encoding DNA polymerase I, whose product MSNQQTLVLVDGSSLAFRSFYAMFKSGLRAKDGTPTGAVHGFFASLFDLIEKQKPDMLAVCFDLSDPTFRHEEFKEYKANRDEMPDELAVQWPIIKEGVTTLDIPLYELSGFEADDVIGTVAKIAEDKGMKVIILTGDQDAFQLLAGEQDSIEVLMPSREGLITYKRDKVFEKLKVYPEQIIDYKGLCGDKSDNIPGVRGIGEVTAAKLLAEHGTIDGIYANIDSIKSASIKQKLIDGKESAYASQRLATIRLDVPLDFDFEHCKLSVPELSKVASFFERMNFKSLTARLPRVMSKLTGTDVVLPQVTQQPAAPASGEPVAASTLATTATSGSGTTSASSQMVAKGGQLTLALDFNSSANSAPAATAELPANYNRELAALAEGGRGRMVSVKPRLDIELAPLAEPMVITSEQDLDQFIAELNQQTLISVDLETTGLASLNCQIVGWAISYDPTMVLDSNQQVDATAGNYGAPTLKAAYIPVRHQITGDKTQLDPDLVASKLKNVLQNPAIGKIAQNAKYEINVMSLLGINFGPVVFDPMLASYIENPDNKHGLKDQSERILNYKMVKIADLIGTGRKQLTIDMVPLDSVAAYAADDARITLELARYYAKTLDDEQKYLLYKMELPLCAVIAKMEQTGVALDMPFLAAFSDELASELARLESEIYALAGHGFNINSTQQLQKVLFEELGIKPKGKTKSKSGFSTDASVLEALKEEHAIISKLLEYRHITKLKSTYVDALPREVLPRDNRLHGEFNQTVAATGRLSSSNPNLQNIPIRTELGRRIRRSFIAQDPNSSLISADYSQIELRLLAHMSQDELLIDAFEKNQDIHARTAGEIFEIPIEEVSSDTRRVGKTINFALVYQQGAFSTGQDLGVSTKEAQAFIDKYFSRYPKVKGFLQSTIDDAREHNYAKTMWGRKRYFNYLHDRNDNVRRGDERAACNAPIQGSAADLVKLAMIKLDEELSKSGLKAKLILQVHDELVLEVPDNELEETKALVARAMLMDQPLAVPLQVDFGIGKNWMDAK is encoded by the coding sequence ATGTCCAATCAGCAAACTCTCGTCCTGGTCGATGGCAGCTCACTGGCCTTTCGCTCGTTTTATGCCATGTTTAAGTCTGGTTTGAGAGCTAAAGACGGTACACCGACAGGTGCTGTCCACGGCTTTTTTGCCTCACTATTTGACTTAATCGAGAAACAAAAACCGGACATGCTAGCGGTCTGCTTTGACCTGTCAGATCCTACATTTAGACACGAAGAGTTTAAGGAATACAAAGCCAATCGTGACGAAATGCCAGATGAGCTGGCGGTGCAGTGGCCCATCATCAAAGAAGGTGTCACCACTCTAGATATCCCTCTATATGAGCTATCTGGCTTTGAAGCTGATGATGTCATTGGCACGGTGGCCAAAATCGCCGAAGATAAAGGCATGAAAGTAATCATCCTTACTGGCGATCAAGATGCATTTCAATTACTTGCTGGCGAACAAGACAGTATCGAAGTCTTGATGCCAAGCCGCGAAGGTTTGATTACATATAAAAGAGACAAAGTTTTTGAAAAGCTCAAAGTATATCCAGAGCAGATCATTGATTACAAAGGTCTCTGTGGCGACAAATCGGACAACATTCCTGGTGTACGCGGTATAGGCGAAGTCACAGCCGCCAAATTGCTGGCCGAGCATGGCACCATAGATGGTATCTATGCCAATATCGACTCTATTAAATCAGCCTCGATAAAACAAAAGCTAATAGACGGCAAAGAGAGCGCTTACGCTAGCCAAAGACTGGCAACAATCAGACTGGATGTGCCTCTGGACTTTGACTTTGAGCACTGCAAATTATCTGTGCCAGAGCTTAGCAAAGTAGCGAGCTTTTTTGAGAGGATGAATTTTAAGAGCCTGACAGCCAGACTACCAAGAGTAATGTCCAAACTGACAGGTACTGACGTAGTGCTACCGCAAGTGACGCAGCAACCAGCTGCACCAGCCTCTGGCGAGCCCGTGGCGGCGAGCACCCTAGCCACAACAGCAACCAGCGGCAGTGGCACCACAAGCGCCTCCAGTCAAATGGTGGCAAAAGGTGGACAATTGACATTGGCACTAGATTTTAATAGTAGTGCTAATAGTGCACCGGCGGCGACAGCAGAGCTGCCAGCCAACTATAACCGTGAGCTAGCAGCTCTGGCCGAGGGTGGACGCGGTCGCATGGTATCAGTCAAACCCAGACTCGATATTGAGCTTGCACCACTGGCGGAGCCAATGGTAATTACTAGCGAGCAAGATCTAGACCAATTTATCGCCGAGCTAAACCAGCAAACTCTCATCTCAGTGGACTTAGAGACAACCGGTCTGGCCTCACTCAATTGCCAAATCGTGGGCTGGGCTATCTCTTATGATCCCACCATGGTACTGGACAGTAATCAGCAAGTGGATGCCACAGCTGGCAATTACGGAGCACCCACTCTAAAGGCAGCTTACATACCTGTACGCCATCAGATTACTGGAGATAAAACCCAGCTAGATCCAGATCTTGTCGCTAGCAAACTCAAGAACGTATTGCAAAATCCAGCCATCGGCAAAATCGCCCAGAACGCCAAGTACGAAATCAATGTGATGTCTTTGCTCGGTATCAACTTTGGACCAGTGGTCTTTGATCCGATGCTCGCCAGCTATATCGAAAACCCCGATAACAAGCATGGTCTCAAAGATCAATCAGAGCGCATCCTCAACTACAAAATGGTCAAAATAGCCGACCTTATCGGTACTGGTCGCAAACAATTGACCATCGATATGGTGCCGCTCGATAGTGTAGCCGCCTATGCGGCCGATGATGCTCGCATCACTTTAGAGTTAGCACGCTACTACGCAAAGACACTTGATGATGAGCAAAAATATTTGCTCTACAAAATGGAGCTACCGCTTTGTGCTGTAATTGCCAAAATGGAGCAAACCGGTGTAGCCCTGGACATGCCATTTCTTGCCGCTTTTAGCGATGAGCTAGCCTCAGAGTTAGCACGCTTGGAGTCAGAGATTTATGCGCTGGCAGGTCATGGCTTTAACATCAACAGCACCCAGCAATTGCAAAAGGTCTTATTTGAAGAATTAGGCATCAAACCCAAAGGCAAGACCAAAAGCAAATCTGGCTTTAGCACTGATGCCAGCGTACTGGAGGCGCTAAAAGAAGAGCATGCAATCATCTCCAAATTGCTCGAATATCGCCATATTACAAAGCTCAAGAGCACCTATGTAGACGCTTTACCTCGTGAAGTCTTGCCGCGCGATAACCGCCTCCATGGCGAGTTTAACCAGACGGTGGCAGCAACCGGTCGCCTCTCTTCAAGCAATCCCAACTTGCAAAACATCCCAATTCGCACCGAGCTTGGTCGCCGCATTCGCCGCTCTTTTATTGCTCAAGATCCAAATAGCTCGCTAATATCAGCTGACTATTCACAAATCGAATTGCGACTGCTTGCTCATATGAGCCAGGACGAGCTATTAATAGATGCCTTTGAAAAAAATCAGGACATCCATGCACGCACCGCCGGTGAAATCTTCGAAATCCCGATTGAAGAAGTGTCATCTGATACAAGGCGCGTGGGCAAAACCATTAACTTTGCTCTCGTCTACCAGCAAGGTGCGTTTTCGACTGGACAAGATTTGGGTGTCTCGACTAAAGAAGCCCAGGCATTTATCGACAAATACTTTAGCCGCTATCCAAAAGTCAAAGGCTTTTTGCAAAGCACAATAGATGACGCCAGAGAGCACAACTATGCCAAGACAATGTGGGGACGCAAACGCTATTTTAACTATCTCCACGACCGCAATGACAACGTGCGCCGAGGCGATGAGCGAGCCGCCTGCAACGCCCCTATCCAGGGATCGGCCGCAGACCTGGTCAAACTAGCCATGATCAAATTAGATGAAGAGTTGTCAAAATCTGGTCTCAAAGCCAAGCTTATTTTGCAAGTACACGACGAACTCGTGCTGGAAGTACCAGATAACGAGCTAGAAGAGACAAAAGCGCTGGTGGCTCGCGCCATGCTAATGGACCAACCACTGGCTGTGCCATTGCAGGTAGACTTTGGCATCGGCAAAAACTGGATGGATGCTAAATAA
- a CDS encoding patatin-like phospholipase family protein, translating into MHRKIPALLVALGVSIAPCFTLPVLADSVVETIDTTAQIENATKEADKIEDQAKKLEEKVEKRVHKERLEDCKEINVLKVRDEKTIVPEEGPSVYPVLLKGLPDRPTVAVVLGGGGLRGTAHIGVLRELERNNIPIDMVVGTSIGSIIGGLYCAGTSPDKLESESPKRLIRAYYTSPLFFKVLLLPFKLLTFRNMTGMYKSNSMMRALNTFVPTSKLEISEYKPKFAAMSVDLLRGVPVAITDGNLGEALAASAAVPFLKRPIFTERGLMVDGGILRNIPVSPAKAMGAEFIIAVDINDNIKPMTKKHFQRKFGSITSRLVRLAQHDMESIELKQADVVIRPELSGIGMLSKKIKDADRAVRAGEDATVNIMDDIKAKYKAACVAYQKGTSQKLVQEQN; encoded by the coding sequence ATGCATCGCAAAATCCCCGCCCTGCTTGTCGCCTTAGGCGTCAGCATCGCACCTTGTTTTACTTTGCCTGTGCTAGCTGACTCTGTAGTGGAGACTATTGACACCACAGCACAAATCGAAAACGCTACCAAAGAAGCAGACAAAATAGAAGACCAGGCAAAGAAGCTGGAAGAAAAAGTAGAGAAGCGGGTGCATAAAGAGCGCCTGGAAGACTGCAAAGAAATCAATGTCTTAAAAGTACGTGACGAAAAAACCATCGTGCCAGAAGAGGGTCCCTCGGTTTATCCAGTCCTGCTCAAAGGACTGCCAGACCGGCCGACAGTGGCAGTAGTACTGGGTGGTGGCGGACTGAGAGGTACCGCCCATATCGGAGTATTGCGTGAGCTTGAGCGCAACAACATACCAATCGATATGGTTGTGGGCACAAGCATCGGCTCCATCATCGGTGGTCTCTATTGTGCCGGGACATCTCCAGACAAGCTCGAATCAGAATCACCAAAACGCTTAATCAGAGCCTATTACACCAGCCCTTTATTTTTTAAAGTGCTGTTATTGCCATTTAAATTGCTCACTTTTAGAAATATGACCGGGATGTACAAAAGCAACAGTATGATGCGCGCCCTCAATACTTTTGTACCTACATCTAAACTCGAAATAAGCGAATACAAACCCAAGTTTGCAGCGATGTCTGTGGACTTGCTGCGTGGCGTACCAGTAGCCATTACCGATGGCAACCTGGGCGAAGCACTGGCGGCCAGCGCTGCTGTACCCTTTTTAAAACGTCCCATCTTTACAGAACGCGGACTGATGGTAGACGGCGGTATCCTGCGTAACATCCCGGTCTCTCCGGCAAAAGCCATGGGAGCTGAGTTTATCATTGCCGTTGATATTAACGACAACATCAAACCTATGACCAAAAAACATTTCCAGCGCAAGTTTGGCAGCATCACATCAAGGCTAGTGCGTCTCGCTCAGCACGATATGGAGTCCATTGAGCTAAAGCAAGCCGATGTAGTAATACGTCCGGAGTTATCGGGTATCGGTATGCTCTCTAAAAAAATCAAAGACGCTGACCGCGCTGTGAGAGCTGGAGAAGATGCCACAGTCAACATCATGGATGACATCAAGGCCAAATACAAAGCAGCATGTGTGGCTTATCAAAAGGGTACTAGCCAAAAGCTCGTACAAGAACAAAACTAG
- a CDS encoding alkaline phosphatase family protein has product MNLRVRALALMALTLTMQALGSQVLAQGTGQVGTPLRPKLVVMLVADKFPFSSLTRYQDKLSGGGLKYLCDNGATFANCNFSQANTQSACGDATIATGATPWANGIIGDQWWDRRKNRTMSAITDDTAQLTGANAAGGSSKLLKGTTIGDQMKLSSNGRSKVVSLAVNDSQALLLGGRLANYALWFEPKTGNFVTSSQYGRELPTWVKAFNDTRPGERYSAKPWNRLLPETQYGISTRDDYTHERPLPGDGKAFPHVISNPVPGEGAYTTLAMTPMANQMVLDLAREAVEKEGLGTHFDTDYLSVGLSAGNKLVSYFGPSSQEAQDMVLRMDQGIAGLLNTLDAKVGLANCLIVFTANSGAQPIPEFLKERGLDAGRIDPKAFKTFLDTALDSRLGADDWIEAFEPPNLYLNFAAIDKNKYRQPDVEALAAKVAHGVPGVAEVITTNQLYSNQIPSGPYGDGVRKSYFWERSGELYVVPKPGYIFSADNSGTTSGGPYSADKQVPLVLSGFGIKAGHYGQAVSPADIAPTVSALVGVDAPVLTEGKPLAEAMASLMGPNKARVASEAAATP; this is encoded by the coding sequence ATGAATCTGCGCGTACGGGCGTTGGCACTAATGGCGCTGACACTTACCATGCAAGCACTGGGCAGTCAGGTACTGGCTCAAGGTACCGGTCAGGTGGGCACACCGCTTAGACCCAAGCTGGTCGTTATGCTTGTGGCTGACAAGTTTCCTTTTAGTAGTTTGACGCGCTATCAAGACAAACTCTCTGGCGGTGGTCTCAAATATCTTTGCGACAACGGCGCTACTTTTGCCAATTGCAATTTTAGCCAGGCCAATACACAGAGCGCTTGCGGTGATGCCACTATTGCTACAGGAGCCACACCCTGGGCTAACGGCATCATTGGCGATCAGTGGTGGGACCGTCGCAAAAATCGCACGATGTCAGCAATCACTGACGATACAGCCCAGCTTACAGGCGCTAACGCTGCCGGCGGCAGCTCTAAGCTACTCAAAGGCACAACTATTGGCGACCAGATGAAGCTCTCTAGCAATGGTCGCAGCAAAGTCGTCTCGCTGGCAGTAAATGACAGTCAAGCTCTGCTATTAGGTGGTCGTCTGGCCAATTACGCTTTGTGGTTTGAGCCAAAAACAGGCAACTTTGTCACATCATCTCAATACGGTCGAGAGCTACCGACCTGGGTCAAAGCATTTAACGATACAAGACCTGGCGAAAGATACAGCGCCAAGCCCTGGAATAGACTTTTGCCTGAAACACAATATGGCATTTCCACACGCGATGACTATACCCATGAGCGTCCCTTGCCAGGTGATGGCAAAGCTTTTCCCCATGTCATAAGCAATCCAGTACCAGGCGAAGGCGCTTACACGACTTTGGCCATGACTCCAATGGCCAATCAAATGGTGCTTGACCTGGCTCGCGAAGCAGTAGAGAAAGAAGGTCTGGGCACACACTTTGATACCGACTATCTCTCGGTCGGTCTATCAGCTGGCAACAAATTGGTTTCTTACTTTGGTCCTAGTTCGCAAGAAGCGCAGGACATGGTCCTGCGCATGGATCAAGGCATTGCCGGCCTGCTCAATACACTTGATGCAAAAGTCGGACTGGCTAATTGCTTGATTGTGTTTACAGCGAATAGCGGTGCTCAACCTATACCTGAGTTTTTAAAAGAACGTGGTCTTGATGCTGGTCGCATCGATCCCAAAGCTTTCAAAACATTCTTGGATACAGCGCTTGATTCACGTCTTGGCGCTGATGATTGGATCGAAGCTTTTGAGCCACCAAATCTTTATCTCAATTTTGCCGCCATCGACAAAAACAAATATAGACAACCAGATGTCGAAGCCCTCGCAGCAAAAGTAGCTCACGGTGTACCGGGTGTGGCTGAAGTGATCACTACCAACCAGCTCTACAGCAATCAAATCCCCAGTGGTCCTTATGGCGACGGTGTACGCAAGAGTTATTTTTGGGAACGCAGCGGCGAATTGTATGTAGTCCCCAAACCAGGTTACATCTTTAGCGCTGACAACAGTGGCACTACCAGTGGTGGTCCTTACAGTGCCGACAAACAAGTGCCTCTTGTGCTCTCTGGCTTTGGTATCAAAGCCGGTCACTACGGCCAGGCTGTCAGCCCTGCAGATATCGCTCCAACTGTATCGGCTCTTGTAGGCGTCGATGCTCCCGTGCTCACCGAAGGCAAACCACTGGCAGAAGCCATGGCCAGCCTGATGGGACCAAACAAAGCGCGAGTAGCAAGCGAAGCTGCTGCCACTCCCTAA
- a CDS encoding tetratricopeptide repeat protein, with product MRKPLSINGFSPRFKTVPLVLGTFGLPVSLTVLHLFSCSIVSGANQSNVPVISLPAANSQVQTQSLALDRELTQLTALVNDGALMSARPKVESLIARNAQDVRVALLAARLYQKMGLSTLAIIQYEKVRRSSPRMLEPLIALSRMHLENLSSNLAVQLAEDAVSIDGKSKEARLALVDALIANQSMRRARLQSEQLAQLYPNDSEVQHALYMVAMAYGEEEQALTYLKPAAEGQKKPSWLLELAGLYQSLHRYSQARDVYQQMLQDDAANLEALVGLAHLYEFDLGDYMSAIATYRKIIEIFPDDTGAHAGIERCMGKQADLALWVKGSIYRLFGWALDQDGPIKSNNETTPPQ from the coding sequence ATGCGCAAACCCCTTTCGATTAATGGCTTCAGTCCAAGATTTAAAACCGTACCTCTGGTTTTAGGGACCTTTGGGTTGCCTGTCTCCCTGACTGTTCTGCATTTGTTTAGCTGTTCTATAGTCAGTGGCGCTAACCAGTCAAATGTCCCAGTCATTAGCTTACCTGCTGCAAATAGCCAGGTACAAACGCAATCTTTAGCGCTTGATAGGGAGCTAACGCAACTGACAGCGCTCGTTAACGATGGTGCTTTGATGAGTGCCAGACCAAAGGTGGAGAGTCTTATCGCTCGTAATGCCCAGGATGTCCGGGTGGCACTGCTTGCTGCTCGGCTCTACCAAAAAATGGGTTTGTCCACTCTGGCTATCATCCAGTACGAAAAGGTACGCCGATCTAGTCCTCGCATGCTTGAGCCGCTCATTGCATTGTCGCGCATGCACCTCGAAAACTTGAGTTCTAATCTGGCTGTACAACTGGCAGAAGACGCTGTTTCGATTGATGGAAAGAGCAAAGAAGCCAGGCTTGCCCTGGTCGACGCACTGATTGCCAATCAATCAATGCGCCGGGCTCGCTTGCAATCTGAACAGCTGGCTCAGCTCTATCCCAACGATAGCGAAGTGCAGCATGCACTTTATATGGTGGCGATGGCCTATGGCGAGGAGGAGCAAGCGCTAACTTATCTAAAACCTGCTGCAGAGGGTCAAAAGAAGCCTTCCTGGCTGCTCGAACTGGCTGGTCTCTATCAGTCTTTGCACCGCTACAGCCAGGCTCGCGACGTTTACCAGCAAATGCTCCAGGACGATGCCGCCAATCTGGAGGCGCTTGTGGGTTTGGCTCATTTGTATGAGTTTGATCTTGGTGACTATATGAGTGCCATTGCCACCTATCGCAAAATAATCGAGATTTTTCCCGATGATACTGGCGCGCATGCCGGTATAGAGCGCTGTATGGGTAAACAAGCAGACCTTGCTCTTTGGGTTAAAGGCTCAATCTACAGGCTCTTTGGCTGGGCTCTCGACCAGGATGGACCAATTAAGAGTAATAACGAAACAACCCCACCTCAATGA
- a CDS encoding adenylosuccinate synthase, with the protein MANVVVVGAQFGDEGKAKVTDLLARNADVVVRYQGGANAGHTVVVDGETYKFHLIPSGILYEGKTCILGPGMVIDPKAFISELEALMKRGLDDTKLKVSASAHVTMPYHLALDAAEEDSRGANKIGTTKRGIGPTYADKCARSGIRMEDMLDKEVLREKLEWMVPRKNVLLERMYNIPPFDTEAILEEYTAYADKIRKYVCDTSEFIFNAVQDRKNILFEGAQGTLLDLDHGSYPFVTSSSPTAGGACIGAGIGPTIIDRVIGVSKAYMTRVGEGPFPSEVTGEVSEMLRQTGKAWAEVGVTTGRPRRCGWFDTVIGRYSVRINGLDCLAITKLDVLDEFEEIQICVAYKDKRDGSIHKEMSSIGSSFKHMEPVYKTFPGWKQPTHKLKSFKELPVEAQRYLDFIADELDCPVAIVSVGQTRDKTIILEDPIHGPKRVLTKATQV; encoded by the coding sequence TTGGCTAACGTAGTAGTTGTCGGAGCGCAGTTTGGAGACGAGGGCAAGGCTAAGGTCACCGACCTATTAGCGAGAAATGCCGACGTCGTGGTGAGATATCAAGGCGGCGCCAATGCTGGTCACACAGTAGTCGTAGACGGCGAGACTTATAAATTTCACCTAATCCCTTCAGGCATCTTGTATGAAGGTAAAACATGCATCCTTGGACCAGGTATGGTCATCGATCCCAAAGCATTTATCAGTGAGCTAGAAGCCCTGATGAAACGTGGTCTGGATGACACAAAATTGAAAGTGTCAGCTTCAGCTCATGTCACCATGCCCTATCACCTCGCTCTCGATGCTGCTGAAGAAGACAGCCGTGGAGCCAACAAAATCGGTACCACCAAGCGTGGTATCGGACCGACCTATGCCGACAAATGCGCTAGATCCGGTATCCGCATGGAAGACATGCTCGACAAAGAAGTTTTGAGAGAAAAACTGGAGTGGATGGTACCGCGCAAAAACGTACTTTTAGAGCGCATGTACAACATTCCTCCTTTTGACACAGAAGCAATTCTGGAAGAGTACACAGCTTACGCTGACAAAATCAGAAAGTATGTTTGCGACACTTCCGAGTTTATCTTTAACGCTGTACAGGACCGCAAAAACATCTTGTTTGAAGGTGCTCAAGGTACTCTGCTCGATCTCGATCACGGCAGCTATCCCTTTGTCACCAGCTCCAGCCCAACAGCTGGCGGTGCTTGCATCGGTGCTGGTATCGGACCAACAATCATCGACCGCGTCATCGGCGTTTCCAAAGCCTATATGACCCGCGTTGGCGAAGGTCCTTTCCCCAGTGAAGTCACTGGCGAAGTGAGCGAAATGCTCAGACAAACAGGCAAAGCCTGGGCCGAAGTCGGTGTCACCACCGGTCGTCCCCGTCGTTGCGGTTGGTTTGACACAGTGATTGGTCGCTATTCAGTCCGTATCAACGGTCTCGATTGCCTGGCCATCACCAAGCTAGACGTCCTCGATGAGTTTGAAGAAATCCAAATTTGCGTTGCTTACAAAGATAAGAGAGACGGCTCCATCCACAAAGAAATGTCCTCAATCGGTTCCAGCTTCAAGCACATGGAGCCCGTTTACAAGACATTCCCAGGCTGGAAACAACCAACTCACAAGCTCAAGAGCTTCAAAGAGTTGCCTGTTGAAGCACAGCGCTATCTCGACTTTATTGCCGATGAGCTCGATTGCCCAGTAGCAATTGTGTCTGTTGGTCAAACTCGCGATAAGACAATCATTCTCGAAGACCCGATTCACGGACCAAAACGTGTGCTGACCAAAGCCACCCAGGTCTAA
- a CDS encoding BON domain-containing protein produces MYKNNPPKINCQLPLLALVTAMSLAPAASCREWSIDGRTVNPSKVIDQAQSKGTISVAQAEQLRSEELKLADADKNPAQQASTRRSVLALVRKVEDMQSQRAASASFNGAEQANPAVANVSQEKRDDVLILQNVRTRLTGDPSLSSRAQNVELSVDNRMLTLRGAVTSVTERDAVLAIARQYVGKDHVFDQLVVEGK; encoded by the coding sequence ATGTATAAAAACAATCCACCAAAAATAAATTGTCAATTGCCGCTGCTTGCCCTGGTCACTGCCATGTCTCTGGCTCCTGCCGCATCTTGCCGTGAGTGGAGCATAGATGGACGTACTGTCAATCCATCTAAAGTAATTGACCAGGCTCAGTCTAAAGGTACAATCTCTGTAGCGCAGGCCGAGCAGTTGCGCAGTGAAGAACTAAAACTGGCAGACGCTGATAAAAATCCGGCTCAACAAGCCAGTACCAGACGATCTGTTTTGGCGCTTGTGCGCAAGGTCGAAGACATGCAATCTCAGCGTGCTGCCAGCGCCAGTTTTAACGGAGCGGAACAAGCCAATCCGGCTGTGGCTAATGTCAGTCAAGAAAAGCGAGATGACGTTTTAATCTTACAAAATGTGCGTACTAGACTGACAGGCGATCCCAGTTTATCCAGTCGCGCTCAAAATGTTGAGTTGTCTGTGGATAATCGCATGCTGACATTGCGCGGTGCCGTTACTAGTGTCACCGAGCGTGATGCCGTTTTAGCTATCGCCAGGCAGTATGTTGGCAAAGACCATGTTTTTGATCAGCTTGTAGTGGAAGGCAAATAG
- a CDS encoding tetratricopeptide repeat protein yields MFKKKGEAKGKGDAGKEPAAPQAPAEAPAPAPQPAAAAQPTGSTTGNFTLSGEQLQPGIDAPAGVQSGSGKNPYKISPVTDIVIPVVLAVVFCGGFCATIKVVPDKVGVYGISDEDARYIVKDKALVVPTLLSDIAQMPPHKLLAKGENQQAIAAAKALVAKSPEDVKALVCAGQVLIEAGAKADKELGLTYMAKAAEIATYSQYIQLAYARALDTLNKDEDCIKVYETIVRHFPTAGVAPKRELAELYMKANRSEEAVTALTDLKKSDANDPSIERQLGLALGQAGKQQEGFEEFQKGFTKEQDMLGCPSAVKAIVEAHAGLIDPALSDTEKKVAKNPNDVNGMITLARLYIGANKLKEARDTLEAARKMQENNPELHEVMAEVMCRQNQATSGFDEFRLAAQQLHLR; encoded by the coding sequence ATGTTTAAGAAAAAGGGTGAAGCCAAGGGTAAGGGCGATGCGGGCAAAGAACCAGCCGCGCCGCAAGCTCCCGCTGAAGCTCCGGCACCCGCACCTCAGCCGGCAGCTGCTGCGCAGCCGACGGGGTCGACTACGGGCAACTTCACACTGTCCGGTGAGCAACTCCAACCAGGTATCGATGCCCCTGCTGGTGTCCAGAGTGGCAGCGGTAAAAACCCTTATAAAATCAGTCCAGTCACTGATATCGTCATCCCTGTAGTCCTGGCGGTGGTCTTTTGTGGTGGTTTTTGCGCCACGATAAAGGTCGTCCCGGATAAAGTCGGTGTCTATGGCATCAGCGACGAAGATGCCCGCTATATCGTCAAAGACAAAGCCCTGGTGGTGCCAACTTTACTCTCTGATATTGCTCAGATGCCGCCGCATAAACTCTTAGCCAAAGGCGAAAACCAACAGGCTATTGCCGCTGCTAAAGCACTTGTGGCCAAGTCTCCCGAAGACGTCAAAGCACTTGTTTGCGCTGGTCAGGTCTTAATTGAAGCTGGCGCTAAAGCTGACAAAGAGCTGGGTCTGACCTATATGGCTAAGGCTGCTGAAATCGCTACTTACAGTCAATACATCCAACTAGCCTATGCTCGTGCTCTCGATACCCTCAACAAAGATGAGGACTGCATCAAGGTCTACGAGACCATTGTCAGACACTTCCCCACTGCTGGAGTCGCTCCCAAACGAGAGCTGGCTGAGCTGTATATGAAGGCTAACCGCTCTGAAGAAGCAGTTACCGCACTTACTGATTTGAAGAAAAGCGATGCTAACGACCCATCCATCGAAAGACAGCTTGGTCTAGCTCTCGGTCAGGCTGGTAAGCAGCAAGAAGGCTTTGAAGAGTTTCAGAAGGGCTTTACCAAAGAGCAAGATATGCTCGGTTGCCCCTCTGCTGTAAAAGCCATCGTAGAGGCTCATGCTGGATTAATTGACCCGGCACTATCTGATACTGAGAAGAAAGTGGCTAAAAACCCCAACGATGTAAATGGCATGATCACTCTTGCCCGTCTCTACATCGGCGCCAATAAGCTCAAAGAAGCAAGAGATACTCTAGAAGCAGCCCGCAAAATGCAGGAGAACAATCCTGAATTGCATGAAGTTATGGCTGAAGTTATGTGCAGGCAAAACCAGGCTACATCAGGATTTGATGAGTTTAGACTGGCGGCTCAACAACTGCACTTGAGATAA